Proteins from one Comamonas flocculans genomic window:
- a CDS encoding pilus assembly protein PilP → MSSRTLIFGALCGGAIVLAGCQPAGQDDLRQWMADLRANTKPHVTPLKEPVEFSPQGYLAGDGIDPFNAQKLTQALRRDTQESAGNASLIAPELTRRKEPLEAYPLDTVTMVGSMVKSGKPTALVTVDKMLYQVQVGNYLGQNYGKIMAITETSMQVREIVQDQSGDWVERMTTLELQEGTGAKK, encoded by the coding sequence ATGAGCAGTCGTACCCTGATATTCGGCGCGCTGTGCGGTGGCGCCATCGTGCTGGCGGGCTGCCAGCCGGCGGGCCAGGACGACCTGCGCCAGTGGATGGCCGACCTGCGCGCCAACACCAAGCCGCACGTCACGCCGCTCAAGGAACCGGTCGAATTTTCTCCACAGGGGTATCTGGCGGGCGACGGCATCGACCCGTTCAACGCGCAAAAGCTCACCCAGGCGCTGCGCCGCGACACGCAGGAGAGCGCGGGCAACGCCTCGCTGATCGCGCCCGAGCTGACGCGCCGCAAGGAGCCGCTTGAAGCCTATCCGCTGGACACCGTGACGATGGTGGGCAGCATGGTCAAGAGCGGCAAGCCCACCGCGCTGGTGACGGTGGACAAGATGCTTTACCAGGTGCAGGTGGGCAATTACCTGGGGCAGAACTACGGAAAGATCATGGCCATTACCGAAACCAGCATGCAGGTGCGAGAGATAGTCCAGGATCAATCCGGCGATTGGGTGGAGCGCATGACGACGCTTGAGTTGCAAGAGGGAACAGGGGCAAAGAAATGA
- a CDS encoding penicillin-binding protein 1A, giving the protein MPSDPEHTPPPARRPGAWRWLWRPLAWLVGLAAAGVLAAALLVAIGLAMAYPKLPDVSDLANYRPKLPLRVFSVEGALLGEFGEERRNLTPIGDIPKVMTDAVLAVEDARFFEHGGVDYKGVARAALANLGRVKSQGASTITMQVARNVYLSSEKTFTRKIYELLLTFKLEHLLSKNQILEIYMNQIYLGNRAYGFASAAETYFGKPLKSITIAEAAMLAGLPKAPSAYNPISNPKRARARQLYIIDRMLENGFISAEQAREAKAEPLKLRGPGESRTRVHAEYVAEMARQMVYAQYGADTYTRGLNVYTTLQAGEQDAAYKALRQGIMNYERRQHYRGPEAFVSLPAQAEAAEDVIDDTLLNHPDNGEVLAAVVLQVEPKKVTVARPDGQVIEVTGDGLKPVQSGLAAKAPAEIKLRRGAVVRIVQTPKQSWEITQLPEVEGAFVAMDPRSGAIRALVGGFDFEKNKFNHVTQAWRQPGSSFKPFIYSAALEKGFTPSTVVDDAPLYFSAEQTGGKPWEPKNYDGKYDGPMPLRTGLAKSKNMVSIRVLQAIGPKTAQTWATHFGFEADKHPAYLTMALGAGSVTPMQMARAYSVFANGGHLVNPYLIERITDQQGNVLNEYQPPAADTLPQAISPRNAFVMDSLLQEVARSGTAARAQATLKRPDLYGKTGTTNDAVDAWFAGFQPTLAAITWIGYDTPRNLGSRETGGGLSLPIWIDFMQYALKGVPVTQPTVPPGVTNVGGEWYYDEYARGAGVASLLDGSASGSDATPVRPTSEERNRILDLFRN; this is encoded by the coding sequence ATGCCTTCGGACCCAGAGCACACCCCACCTCCAGCCCGCCGACCCGGTGCGTGGCGCTGGCTTTGGCGCCCGCTTGCCTGGCTGGTCGGCCTGGCCGCAGCGGGCGTACTGGCGGCCGCCTTGCTGGTGGCCATAGGTCTCGCCATGGCCTACCCCAAGCTGCCGGACGTCTCCGACCTGGCCAACTACCGGCCCAAGCTGCCGCTGCGGGTGTTTTCCGTTGAAGGCGCGCTGCTGGGCGAGTTTGGCGAAGAGCGACGCAACCTCACCCCCATCGGGGACATTCCCAAGGTCATGACCGATGCCGTGCTGGCGGTCGAGGACGCGCGCTTTTTCGAGCACGGCGGCGTCGACTACAAGGGCGTAGCGCGCGCGGCGCTGGCCAACCTCGGTCGCGTCAAGAGCCAGGGTGCATCCACCATCACCATGCAGGTGGCGCGCAACGTCTACCTTTCTTCCGAGAAGACCTTCACGCGCAAGATCTACGAGCTGCTACTGACCTTCAAGCTCGAGCACCTGCTGAGCAAGAACCAGATCCTCGAGATCTACATGAACCAGATCTATCTGGGCAACCGCGCCTACGGCTTTGCGTCAGCGGCCGAGACCTACTTCGGCAAGCCGCTCAAATCGATCACGATCGCCGAGGCGGCGATGCTGGCCGGCCTGCCCAAGGCGCCCTCGGCCTACAACCCCATCAGCAACCCCAAGCGCGCCCGCGCGCGCCAGCTCTACATCATCGACCGCATGCTGGAAAACGGCTTCATCAGCGCCGAACAGGCGCGCGAGGCCAAGGCCGAACCGCTGAAGCTGCGCGGCCCCGGCGAGAGCCGCACGCGCGTGCACGCCGAGTACGTGGCCGAGATGGCGCGTCAGATGGTCTACGCGCAGTACGGCGCCGACACCTATACCCGCGGGCTGAACGTCTACACCACGCTGCAGGCGGGCGAGCAGGACGCTGCCTACAAGGCGCTGCGCCAGGGCATCATGAATTACGAGCGGCGCCAGCACTACCGCGGGCCCGAGGCCTTCGTCTCCCTGCCCGCGCAGGCCGAGGCGGCGGAAGACGTGATCGACGACACCTTGCTGAACCACCCCGACAACGGCGAGGTGCTGGCGGCCGTGGTGCTGCAGGTCGAGCCGAAAAAGGTCACCGTGGCGCGCCCCGACGGCCAGGTGATCGAGGTCACCGGCGACGGCCTCAAGCCGGTGCAGTCGGGGCTCGCCGCCAAGGCGCCGGCGGAGATCAAGCTGCGCCGCGGCGCGGTGGTGCGCATCGTGCAGACGCCCAAGCAGAGCTGGGAGATCACCCAGCTGCCCGAGGTGGAAGGCGCCTTCGTCGCCATGGATCCGCGCTCGGGCGCGATCCGCGCGCTGGTGGGCGGCTTCGACTTCGAGAAGAACAAGTTCAACCACGTCACCCAGGCGTGGCGCCAGCCCGGCTCCAGCTTCAAGCCTTTCATATACTCCGCCGCGCTGGAAAAGGGTTTCACCCCCTCGACCGTGGTGGACGACGCGCCGCTGTACTTCAGCGCCGAGCAGACCGGCGGCAAGCCCTGGGAGCCCAAGAACTACGACGGCAAGTACGACGGCCCGATGCCGCTGCGCACCGGCCTGGCCAAGTCCAAGAACATGGTCTCGATCCGCGTGCTGCAGGCCATAGGCCCGAAGACCGCCCAGACCTGGGCGACGCATTTCGGCTTCGAAGCCGACAAGCACCCGGCCTACCTGACGATGGCGCTCGGCGCCGGCTCGGTCACGCCGATGCAGATGGCCAGGGCCTATTCGGTGTTTGCCAATGGCGGGCACCTGGTCAACCCCTACCTGATCGAGCGCATCACCGACCAGCAGGGCAACGTGCTCAATGAATACCAGCCGCCGGCAGCCGACACCCTGCCCCAGGCGATCAGCCCGCGCAATGCCTTCGTGATGGACAGCCTGCTGCAGGAGGTCGCACGCTCGGGCACCGCCGCACGCGCACAGGCCACGCTCAAGCGTCCGGACCTGTACGGCAAGACCGGTACCACCAACGACGCGGTGGACGCCTGGTTCGCAGGCTTTCAGCCCACGCTGGCGGCGATCACCTGGATAGGCTACGACACCCCGCGCAACCTGGGCAGCCGCGAGACCGGCGGCGGCCTGTCGCTGCCGATATGGATCGACTTCATGCAGTACGCGCTCAAGGGCGTGCCGGTGACCCAGCCCACCGT
- the pilQ gene encoding type IV pilus secretin PilQ has product MKRTTIHYSRAALVAGAALWGGLTISAAHAAGAIESVTGYVQGGAEVLRIELSEAPSQPPAGFAIQSPARIALDFPEVTNALGRSLVEINQGNLRTANVVQVGDRTRVVLNLKQATPYKTQLQDKTVLVSLDPVSSASAASASSSPTLLAPASSVANAEVTALRDLDFRRTTDGAGRVVLQLGSSDVGVDIQQQGKDLVLDIPHSSLPEGLRRRLDVTDFGTPVQTIAAEQRGERVRVTIKAVGDWDHSAYQSDQQFVVEVRAKKVDVNKLAQGPNYTGEKLSLNFQNIDVRSLLQVIADFTNFNIVTSDTVTGALTLRLKDVPWDQALQIIMDAKGLGMRKTGTVLWIAPKDEIDEREKKDLEAIKAKQGLEPLRSQAYQLNYAKATDLVGQLTGQSTAGGGGGGSGQNRFLSERGSVMAEPRTNQLFVTDIASKLEEVTKLLQSLDVPVRQVMIEARIVEARDTFGRSLGVRLGGGDLRAQKGGDGGYNLFGGNRVALGTNYTNATNSTGFGGPVDVSGNFVNLPAKLSGDTSPGSFALSIFNAAANRFLSLELSALEADGQGKIISSPRLITADQTKALIEQGTEYPYSVTAPNGATTIAFKKAVLKLEVSPQITPEGNIILNLDVNKDSRGEDTGQGVAIDTKHITTQVLVENGGTVVIGGIFEMEDTSQVNKVPFLGDVPIVGNLFKNTTKTAEKREMLVFITPKVISERGPIR; this is encoded by the coding sequence ATGAAGCGCACGACGATCCACTATTCGCGCGCTGCCTTGGTGGCTGGCGCGGCCCTTTGGGGCGGTCTGACCATCTCGGCCGCACATGCGGCAGGAGCCATAGAGTCGGTCACCGGCTACGTCCAGGGCGGCGCCGAGGTGCTGCGCATCGAACTGTCCGAAGCGCCCAGCCAGCCGCCGGCGGGCTTCGCGATCCAGAGTCCGGCGCGCATCGCGCTTGATTTTCCCGAGGTCACCAATGCGCTGGGCCGCTCGCTGGTCGAAATCAACCAAGGCAACCTGCGTACCGCCAATGTCGTGCAGGTGGGCGATCGCACCCGCGTGGTGCTCAACCTCAAGCAGGCCACGCCCTACAAGACACAGCTGCAGGACAAGACCGTGCTGGTGTCGCTCGATCCGGTCTCCAGCGCGAGCGCCGCGAGCGCATCGAGCTCGCCCACCCTGCTTGCACCGGCGAGCAGCGTGGCCAATGCGGAGGTCACCGCGCTCAGGGATCTCGATTTCCGGCGCACCACCGACGGCGCCGGCCGCGTGGTGCTGCAGCTGGGCAGCAGCGATGTCGGCGTCGACATCCAGCAGCAGGGCAAGGACCTGGTGCTCGATATCCCGCACAGCTCGCTGCCTGAAGGCCTGCGCCGGCGCCTGGACGTGACCGACTTCGGCACCCCCGTGCAGACCATCGCTGCCGAGCAGCGCGGCGAGCGCGTGCGCGTGACCATCAAGGCCGTCGGCGACTGGGACCACAGCGCCTACCAGAGCGACCAGCAGTTCGTGGTCGAAGTGCGGGCCAAGAAGGTCGACGTCAACAAGCTCGCGCAGGGGCCGAACTACACGGGCGAGAAACTTTCGCTCAACTTCCAGAACATCGACGTGCGCTCGCTGCTGCAGGTGATCGCCGATTTCACCAACTTCAACATCGTCACCTCCGACACCGTCACCGGTGCACTGACCCTGCGCCTGAAGGACGTGCCCTGGGACCAGGCGCTGCAGATCATCATGGACGCCAAGGGCCTGGGCATGCGCAAGACCGGCACGGTGCTGTGGATCGCGCCCAAGGACGAGATCGACGAGCGCGAGAAGAAGGACCTCGAAGCCATCAAGGCCAAGCAGGGGCTGGAGCCGCTGCGCTCGCAGGCCTACCAGCTCAACTACGCCAAGGCGACCGATCTGGTCGGGCAGCTCACCGGCCAATCGACAGCCGGTGGTGGCGGCGGCGGTTCGGGCCAGAACCGCTTCCTGTCCGAACGCGGCAGCGTCATGGCCGAGCCGCGCACCAACCAGCTGTTCGTGACGGACATCGCCAGCAAGCTCGAGGAAGTGACCAAGCTGCTGCAGTCGCTGGACGTGCCGGTGCGCCAGGTCATGATCGAGGCGCGCATCGTCGAGGCGCGTGACACCTTTGGCCGATCGCTGGGCGTGCGCCTGGGCGGTGGCGATCTGCGCGCGCAAAAGGGCGGTGACGGCGGCTACAACCTGTTTGGCGGCAACCGTGTCGCCCTGGGTACCAACTACACCAACGCCACCAACTCCACCGGTTTCGGCGGCCCGGTGGACGTGAGCGGCAACTTCGTCAATCTGCCGGCCAAGCTGTCGGGCGACACCAGCCCCGGCTCCTTCGCCCTGTCCATCTTCAACGCCGCCGCCAACCGCTTCCTGTCGCTGGAGCTCTCGGCACTGGAAGCCGACGGCCAGGGCAAGATCATCTCCAGCCCGCGCCTGATCACCGCAGACCAGACCAAGGCGCTGATCGAGCAGGGTACGGAATACCCGTATTCCGTCACCGCACCCAACGGCGCGACCACCATTGCCTTCAAGAAGGCGGTGCTCAAGCTGGAGGTCTCGCCCCAGATCACGCCCGAGGGCAACATCATCCTGAACCTGGACGTCAACAAGGACAGCCGCGGCGAAGACACCGGCCAGGGCGTGGCCATCGACACCAAGCACATCACCACCCAGGTGCTGGTGGAAAACGGCGGCACCGTCGTCATCGGCGGCATCTTCGAGATGGAAGACACCAGCCAGGTCAACAAGGTGCCCTTCCTGGGCGACGTGCCCATCGTTGGCAACCTGTTCAAGAACACCACCAAGACCGCCGAGAAGCGCGAAATGCTGGTCTTCATCACGCCCAAGGTCATTTCCGAGCGCGGGCCGATACGTTGA
- the aroB gene encoding 3-dehydroquinate synthase, with the protein MHSIHHTVAIELGARSYPIEIADALITQGRTRDLAFPAGTAAMVVSNTLVQPLYAQALAQRLHPHYGRVHTVTLPDGEAHKDWQTLNLIFEALLTHGCDRKTVLFALGGGVVGDMTGFAAACYMRGVPFVQVPTTLLAQVDSSVGGKTAINHRLGKNMIGAFYQPRLVVCDLSTLDTLPERELSAGLAEVIKYGPIADMAFFDWLEAHMDALRARDKVALAHVVRRCCEIKAEVVAQDERESGLRAILNFGHTFGHAIETGMGYGAWLHGEGVAAGMVMAGELSLRLGLVDGRFVQRLRALLARAGLPTQAPVLDARDNAARYLQLMRVDKKAEAGEIRFVLIDGPGRALVRPAPDALVREVIDACCAG; encoded by the coding sequence ATGCACTCCATCCACCATACCGTCGCCATCGAGCTGGGGGCCCGCAGTTATCCCATCGAAATCGCGGACGCCCTGATCACGCAGGGCCGTACCCGGGACCTTGCCTTTCCTGCGGGAACGGCGGCCATGGTCGTGAGCAACACGCTCGTGCAGCCGCTCTATGCGCAGGCCCTGGCGCAGCGCCTGCATCCGCACTATGGCCGGGTGCACACCGTCACCCTCCCCGACGGCGAAGCGCACAAAGACTGGCAAACCCTCAACCTGATCTTCGAAGCCCTGCTCACCCACGGCTGCGACCGCAAGACCGTGCTGTTCGCGCTCGGCGGCGGGGTGGTCGGCGACATGACCGGGTTTGCCGCTGCCTGCTACATGCGCGGCGTGCCCTTCGTGCAGGTGCCGACGACGCTGCTTGCGCAGGTGGACTCCAGCGTAGGCGGCAAGACCGCCATCAACCATCGGCTGGGCAAGAACATGATTGGCGCCTTCTACCAGCCGCGGCTGGTGGTCTGCGACCTGTCTACGCTCGATACGCTGCCCGAGCGCGAGCTGTCGGCGGGCCTGGCCGAGGTGATCAAGTACGGACCGATCGCCGACATGGCCTTCTTTGACTGGCTGGAGGCGCACATGGACGCGCTGCGCGCGCGCGACAAGGTGGCGCTGGCGCATGTGGTCAGGCGCTGCTGCGAGATCAAGGCCGAGGTGGTGGCGCAGGACGAGCGCGAATCCGGCCTGCGCGCCATCCTCAACTTCGGCCACACCTTCGGTCATGCGATCGAGACCGGCATGGGCTATGGCGCGTGGCTGCATGGCGAGGGCGTGGCCGCCGGAATGGTGATGGCGGGCGAGCTGTCGCTGCGCCTGGGCCTGGTCGATGGCCGCTTCGTGCAGCGCCTGCGTGCGCTGCTTGCGCGCGCCGGGCTGCCGACACAGGCGCCGGTGCTCGATGCGCGGGACAATGCGGCGCGCTACCTGCAGCTGATGCGCGTGGACAAGAAGGCCGAGGCGGGCGAGATCCGCTTCGTGCTGATCGACGGCCCGGGCAGGGCGCTGGTGCGGCCGGCGCCGGACGCGCTGGTGCGCGAAGTCATCGACGCCTGTTGTGCGGGTTGA
- a CDS encoding PilN domain-containing protein — translation MILINLLPHREAARKRRRETFQALMLLSAIIGLAIAGAIYLWFQAAIDNQQSRNNFIKSETAILDKQIAEIANIEEEITALRARQKAVEDLQADRNLPVHMLNELVLQLPDGVYLTSLAQTGQVVTLKGMAQSNERISEMLRNLSDNTPWFTKPQLAEIVAANISLSARDQRRVASFTLSFHLARSAEAKKAMEAASPAPRK, via the coding sequence GTGATCCTGATCAACCTCCTTCCGCACCGCGAGGCCGCGCGCAAGCGCCGCCGCGAGACCTTCCAGGCGCTGATGCTGTTGTCGGCCATCATCGGTCTGGCGATCGCGGGCGCCATCTACCTGTGGTTCCAGGCAGCCATCGATAACCAGCAGTCGCGCAACAACTTCATCAAGAGCGAAACCGCCATCCTGGACAAGCAGATTGCCGAAATCGCCAACATCGAGGAAGAAATCACAGCGCTGCGCGCGCGCCAGAAAGCGGTGGAAGACCTGCAGGCGGACCGCAACCTGCCGGTGCACATGCTCAACGAGCTCGTGCTGCAACTGCCCGACGGGGTCTACCTGACGAGCCTGGCGCAAACCGGGCAGGTCGTCACGCTCAAGGGCATGGCGCAATCGAACGAGCGCATCTCCGAGATGCTGCGCAACCTTTCGGACAACACCCCCTGGTTCACCAAGCCCCAACTGGCGGAAATCGTTGCGGCGAACATCTCGCTGTCGGCACGCGACCAGCGGCGCGTGGCCTCGTTCACGCTGAGCTTTCATCTGGCGCGCAGCGCCGAAGCCAAGAAGGCCATGGAAGCGGCCAGCCCCGCCCCGAGGAAGTGA
- a CDS encoding pilus assembly protein PilM, with product MGSLFSRQPAPLLGIDISSSSAKLVELGRDKAGAWVLERCVIEPLEPGWISDGNIEKFDEVAEAVKRLVKKSGSRTRNVAMALPSSAVISKRITLPADLSDQEMEVQVESEANQYIPFSLDEVSLDFCVVGPSKNSPGDVDVLIAASRREKVQDREGLAEAAGLKPLVIDVESHAARLAASRLVEAMPNQGVDAVVALFEVGSMTTSMQVMRNEEVLYERDQGFGGAQLTQHIVRQYGFSLEEAEAKKRNDDLPEDYRSAVLQPFVEGMAQEIGRALQFFFTSTPYNRVDRILIAGGSAALHGLTDAVTAGTGFAASIVNPFEGMEIGSAVRVKKMAREAPGYLTACGLAMRRFLP from the coding sequence ATGGGGTCGTTGTTCAGTCGCCAGCCGGCCCCTTTGTTGGGCATAGACATCAGTTCATCGAGCGCCAAGCTGGTCGAACTGGGGCGTGACAAGGCTGGCGCTTGGGTGCTCGAGCGCTGCGTGATCGAGCCCCTGGAGCCGGGTTGGATCTCGGACGGCAACATCGAAAAATTCGATGAGGTCGCCGAAGCCGTCAAGCGCCTGGTCAAGAAGAGCGGTTCACGTACCAGGAACGTGGCCATGGCCTTGCCGTCCTCGGCGGTGATTTCCAAGCGGATCACCTTGCCGGCAGACCTGAGCGACCAGGAGATGGAGGTGCAGGTTGAGTCCGAGGCCAACCAGTACATTCCCTTTTCGCTGGACGAAGTCAGCCTCGACTTCTGCGTCGTCGGCCCGAGCAAGAACTCCCCCGGCGACGTCGACGTGCTGATTGCCGCCTCGCGGCGCGAAAAGGTGCAGGACCGCGAGGGCCTGGCCGAAGCGGCGGGGCTCAAGCCGCTGGTGATCGACGTCGAATCGCATGCGGCGCGGCTGGCCGCCTCGCGACTGGTCGAGGCCATGCCCAATCAGGGCGTGGATGCCGTCGTCGCCCTGTTCGAGGTCGGCTCCATGACCACCAGCATGCAGGTCATGCGCAACGAGGAAGTGCTGTACGAGCGCGATCAGGGCTTCGGCGGCGCGCAGCTCACCCAGCACATCGTGCGCCAGTACGGCTTTTCGCTCGAAGAGGCCGAGGCCAAGAAGCGCAACGACGACCTGCCCGAGGACTATCGCAGCGCGGTGCTGCAGCCCTTCGTCGAAGGCATGGCCCAGGAAATCGGCCGTGCGCTGCAGTTCTTCTTCACCAGCACCCCCTACAACCGGGTTGATCGCATCCTGATCGCCGGCGGCTCCGCCGCCCTGCACGGCCTGACCGATGCGGTGACCGCCGGGACCGGCTTTGCCGCCAGCATCGTCAATCCTTTCGAAGGCATGGAAATCGGCAGCGCGGTGCGCGTCAAGAAGATGGCGCGTGAAGCGCCCGGGTATCTGACGGCGTGCGGTCTGGCCATGCGGAGGTTTCTGCCGTGA
- a CDS encoding Ig domain-containing protein — protein MKILKIAALSAACAAGLVACGGGGGSPGDTNTGYEITLRAERTQLPLNIDNEGPGIGVSAPYTTVLYVRATKNGTPIPGGEDVFGCNTAYGLSSGPLYYLDGKDEHMHDVTLPDGTTVKVPSAYRSITLGSNAGGNSFHFHAGDQAGTATIECAVGDPRDQSNPSASIDITVGAATGRAASIRGVALTPMLATQGNTVNGATSTAIQARVLDDANQPVDGANMQVEIMGGSGAVGARLLAGSQSGGVVQVGTTAGVGLFSLSSGTQQGSIVLRLTTDRVDGNVANGIQDPIVQTLVVTVSNQIATDPVTIAAATLPDAPYGVPYAYAFGASGGLAPYTWSVSGSLPAGMAMSSDGVLSGTPSGGLGGQFNFVVRVTDSQGKSASANVAIKVGDPPPAPAAPLAVGGCSGSTCTLPAARGGAAYSYTFWTTGGDSSATITWDQIGAGWPSGVTLDPATGELKWAAPTCASGPKTVQMRVSDGTTAIIQTVTIPVVQSNGNPCP, from the coding sequence ATGAAAATTCTGAAGATTGCGGCCCTGTCGGCTGCTTGCGCGGCCGGCCTGGTGGCCTGTGGGGGCGGGGGTGGAAGCCCGGGAGATACCAACACGGGCTACGAAATCACCTTGCGCGCCGAGCGCACCCAGCTTCCGCTGAACATCGACAACGAGGGCCCGGGCATCGGTGTTTCGGCGCCCTACACGACCGTGCTGTACGTGCGCGCGACCAAGAACGGCACGCCCATCCCGGGGGGCGAAGACGTCTTTGGCTGCAACACCGCCTATGGCCTGTCGTCCGGGCCGCTGTACTACCTGGACGGCAAGGACGAGCACATGCACGATGTCACCTTGCCCGACGGCACGACGGTCAAGGTGCCCAGCGCCTACCGTTCGATCACGCTCGGCTCCAACGCCGGCGGCAATTCCTTCCACTTCCATGCGGGTGACCAGGCGGGCACGGCGACCATCGAGTGTGCGGTGGGCGATCCGCGCGACCAGAGCAACCCCTCGGCCAGCATAGACATCACGGTGGGTGCGGCAACGGGGCGTGCCGCCAGCATCCGCGGCGTGGCGTTGACCCCGATGCTGGCGACGCAGGGCAATACCGTCAATGGCGCAACCTCTACCGCAATCCAGGCACGGGTGCTCGACGATGCCAACCAGCCCGTCGACGGCGCGAACATGCAGGTGGAGATCATGGGCGGCAGCGGCGCGGTCGGCGCACGGCTGCTGGCCGGCAGCCAGTCCGGCGGCGTCGTCCAGGTCGGCACGACCGCGGGCGTGGGCCTGTTCAGTCTTTCCAGCGGCACGCAGCAGGGCAGCATCGTGCTGCGCCTGACGACCGACCGGGTCGACGGCAACGTGGCCAACGGCATCCAGGACCCGATCGTGCAGACACTGGTCGTGACCGTGTCCAACCAGATCGCCACGGACCCGGTGACCATCGCCGCGGCCACCTTGCCGGATGCGCCCTACGGCGTGCCGTATGCGTATGCCTTCGGTGCCAGCGGCGGCTTGGCGCCCTACACCTGGTCGGTGTCCGGCAGCCTGCCTGCGGGAATGGCCATGAGCTCGGATGGGGTGCTCTCGGGCACACCGAGTGGTGGCTTGGGGGGGCAGTTCAACTTCGTGGTTCGCGTCACTGACAGCCAGGGCAAGAGTGCCAGTGCCAATGTAGCGATCAAGGTGGGAGATCCGCCTCCGGCGCCGGCGGCTCCGCTGGCCGTGGGGGGATGCTCGGGAAGTACTTGCACCTTGCCGGCTGCCAGGGGCGGGGCAGCTTATTCCTATACGTTCTGGACCACTGGTGGCGATAGCAGCGCAACGATCACATGGGACCAAATAGGTGCTGGATGGCCGAGTGGTGTGACTCTGGACCCTGCGACTGGCGAACTCAAGTGGGCGGCACCGACTTGCGCCTCCGGGCCTAAGACAGTGCAGATGCGGGTGTCTGACGGAACCACTGCAATCATCCAGACGGTGACGATACCCGTGGTCCAGTCCAACGGAAATCCCTGCCCGTAA
- a CDS encoding type 4a pilus biogenesis protein PilO, which yields MATRNKNQGIDFAKLQADLGRQFQNLDPKDPSLWPVLPRVLLCIFIAVAVAALMWYFLLSDYQDELQAEEAKELTLKDDYQKKLVKAVSLDLLKKQRAQIQQYVLQLEKQLPSKAEMPALLSDINQSGLGRSLQFELFRPGQIITRDYYAELPIAVRVTGRYHDMGEFAADVAKLSRIVTLNDLKIAPANEKDVGSGLRMDATARTFRYLDASEIEAQKQATAKGNKK from the coding sequence ATGGCCACGAGAAACAAGAACCAGGGAATCGACTTCGCCAAGCTGCAGGCGGATCTGGGGCGCCAGTTCCAGAATCTCGACCCCAAGGACCCGTCGCTGTGGCCGGTGCTGCCGCGCGTGCTGCTGTGCATCTTCATCGCCGTCGCGGTGGCGGCGCTGATGTGGTACTTCCTGCTCTCGGACTACCAGGACGAACTGCAGGCCGAGGAAGCCAAGGAACTGACGCTCAAGGACGACTACCAGAAGAAGCTGGTCAAGGCCGTCAGCCTGGACCTCCTCAAGAAGCAGCGTGCGCAGATACAGCAGTACGTGCTGCAGCTTGAAAAACAGTTGCCGAGCAAGGCGGAAATGCCGGCCCTGCTGTCCGACATCAACCAGTCGGGCCTGGGTCGCAGCCTGCAGTTCGAGCTGTTCCGCCCGGGGCAGATCATCACGCGCGACTATTACGCCGAACTGCCCATCGCGGTACGCGTGACCGGCCGCTACCACGACATGGGTGAATTCGCGGCCGACGTGGCCAAGCTCTCGCGCATCGTTACCTTGAACGACCTGAAGATCGCGCCGGCCAATGAAAAGGACGTGGGTTCGGGCCTGCGGATGGACGCCACCGCGCGCACCTTCCGCTACCTCGACGCGAGCGAGATCGAGGCGCAGAAGCAGGCCACGGCGAAGGGCAACAAGAAATGA